TAATCTCATTTTTTGGAAATTTCAAACCATACATCCGGTCCATGTTGCCTTGAACACACATTGTAGGTGCCAAATTCTCTAGCTCATGAAGTACAGTTGTTGAAACCAAATCCCCTGCATGTAAAATGAGCTCTACATCCTTAAATATTTCAAATACTGCTTCAGGAATGTTAGTTGCTCTTTCAGGAATATGGGTATCAGATATTACGCCTATTAACATGTATATCTCCCCTAATTTTCTAAGGATATAAAAATTATATTTATTTATTGTCAGCATTTCAAATATTTGATTAATTCAGGAGATTCAATAATTAAATGATTTAAATAAATCTTAAGTTATCTTTAGTAATATTTAATAGTATTAAATATCGTTATTTTCAATATTAGAATTAGTTTTCAATCAACTGTCCTTATGTACCTTGTAAATGTAATTATTTTGGAATTTAATTGTTTGGCCTACAAGTTTATATCACACAAAAATATTTGTCAGACAACACAAATGAGATATATTATATATATGTCCATGCTTTTAAATATACAAAGTCTACATTATTAAAATTATTAATAATATATGGATATTAAATTGTTGATAAGGATCTATGTAGGATATTTACACAATTATACGTTAATTAAATCTTAAAATTATTTTAAACAGTTTGTACGAGTGATATAATGCACGAAGTCATAATATGCGAGAAGCCAAAGGCATCTGAGAAGATAGCTTCTGCTCTTTCAAAAAATTCAGTTAAAAAACGTTATAAGAAGGTTTCATATTACGAGTTTGAAGAGAATGGTAATAAAACCACTGTTCTGGCCGCAGTAGGACATTTATATTCACTTGCACCACGAAATAAAAAACAGGCTAGATTATTTGATGTTGAGTGGGTTCCACTCTATGAGAAGGATAAACAGAAGAAGTATGTTAAGGATTATGTCGATGTCATAAAAAAGGTATCCAAAAATGCAGATAAATTTGTTCATGCCTGTGATTACGATATAGAAGGTACTCTCATAGGTTATAATGCTTTAAAATATGCTTGTGGTGAAAAGAGCTTTGATAATGCTGTTAGGATGAAATTTTCAACCCTCACAGACGAAGATATAACTGCCGCATATAAAAATCCAATGGATATAGACTTCAACCAGGTTGACAGTGGTATTGCAAGACATGTTCTTGATTTTCTCTTTGGAGTAAATATATCCAAATCTCTAACAGATTCGGTTATGAAAGCCACTAAACGTTACATCCAGCTTTCTGCAGGCCGAGTACAAACACCTACATTGGCTATTCTTGTTGAACGAGAAAAAGAGATTCAAAAATTCATACCAGAACCATACTGGATGATCAAAGCTGATCTCGAAGTGCCGGGTATAGCAGAAGGAATCACAGCAGATCATAAAGCAGGTAAAATATTTGATAAATCTGTTGCAGATGAGATATTTGCTGACTGCGAAGGTAAAGATGCATTGATAGACAGAATAGATCTTAAAGAAACTGTCAAAGCACCCCCATTTCCATTTGATTTGGGTTCATTACAATCAGAAGCATACGCAGTTTTTGGATTCAGTCCTAAAAAGACACAACAGATAGCACAAAATCTTTATACAGAAGGTTATACTTCATATCCTCGTACATCTTCACAGAAACTACCAAAGAGTATTGGTGTAGATAAAATACTGAAAAAATTGAGTTATAATGCATCTTTCAAACATCAAGTTGCTAAACTGAAAAAACCCTACAAACCAAATGAAGGAAAGAAAACAGATGAAGCACATCCTGCCATACACCCAACAGGAGTTATTCCGAAGGAGTTAACAACCGATTATAGGAAACTTTACGAACTCATAACATATCGATTTATATCTGTATTTGGTGAAAACGGAATTTTAGAATCAATGAAAACCAACCTTAAAATTGGAAATCAAGATTTCAACTTCTCAAGGAAGAGAATGGCAAAAATGGGATGGATGGATCTAACTCCATTTAGAAAACCAGATGATGATGTTTTTCCAGTAATAAAGGAAGGTGAAACACTTGTTGTTAAAGATGTTCGAAGCGAAGAAAAGGAAACCAAACCGCCTGCAAGGTACAACCAGGCATCTCTCATAAGAGAGCTTGAGAAAAGGGGTTTAGGAACCAAATCAACAAGGGCAAATATTATTTCTATTTTATACAATAGAAAATATGTTGAAGGAAAGAAAATAAAGGTCAATGAATTAGGAGAACATCTTATAGATACTCTGAAAGAGTACTCAAACAAAATAACAAGCGAAGAACTTACAAGAGAGTTTGAAACTAGACTTGAAGAGATCATGGGAGGCAGTGTTGATAAAGAACTGATTATAAAAAAAGCAAAGGTTGAGCTTACATCCATACTTGATGATATTGAAAAGAACAAACTTGTAATTGGTGAAGAACTGTATAAGTCTTACAGGGAAAGCAGAGTGGTTGGAAAATGTAAATGCGGTCAAAACCTCATTTTAATAGATTCTCCTCGAGGAAGTACTTTTGTGGGGTGTTCCGGATATCCTGAATGTAAATCTACATATTCGATGCCAATGGGTGCTAAGGTTCTTAAAGCAACTTGTGAAGAATGTGGACTCCCTCTAATTTCATTTGGTAAACCAAGACAGAGGGCGTGCCTCGATCCCAAATGTGGTAAAGACGATCGAGAACCTACCAACGAGGTAGTTGGTACATGCCCAGAATGTGAAAGCGATCTAATAAAAAGATCAGGGCGATATGGAGAATTTATTGGTTGCAGTGGATTTCCTAAGTGCAGATTTACCAAATCATTAGATGAGAAAGAGGGTGAACAAAAAACATCAACTGCTAAAAAAGCCACAGGTCAAACTACTGTTAAAAAAACTACTAAGAAAACTACTAAGAAAACTACTAAGAAATCTACTAAGAAATCTGCTAGAAAAACTAGTGCAAAAAAACCAACTAAGGCTGCAACAAAGAGAAAACGTGCTAAAAAAACAGCCAAAAAGAAAGGAACACCTAAAAAACCCAAACAAACTTAAAAAATTCTTTTCTTTTATCATCAAAGCTTATTGTATTGTGATGGATTATCATTTGGAATTATTAATTCTTATAAAATCAAAAAATATAATTGTTAAGTATACAAATCAATGAATTATAACAAAAATGATCATGTAATATACAGGAGATAAATATGAGTGCAAAAGAACTGCTATTCAAATATAAATCATTGATTATTATTATTCTATTGTTTTTATTGGTGTTTTCCATCAGAGCAGAAGCAGCAAATATAGGGGGTGTTCCTGATCAGATGAAATCATACTATCAGGATCAAACAGGACTTCCCTACTTCAGTGAGATGGATTCATACTACAACTTTAGACTTACTCAAGATCTTGTTAATCATGGTTATCTGGGAGATACTAAGATAAACGGAACCCAATGGGATCTTCATTCGTCATACCCTGCAGGAAAAAGTGCAGAATATCCTCCATTAATTGCATATCTAACAGAAATAGGATATGTAATTGTCAATATATTTGCTAAAGTGCCATTGGCAACTGTTAGCTTCTGGATAGGGGCTTTCATAGCTTCTCTGGCAGTGATACCTGCATATCTATTAGTTAAAAAAATAACTAATGATTATGGGGGAATAACAGCAGGATTACTTGTGGGTTTAGCACCATCATACTTTGCACACACATTCGCAGGTTTCTTTGACACAGACATGTTTAACATGCTTATACCGCTACTTGTTGTAATGTTCTTCGTGATGAGCATTCTTGCAAATAACTTTAGAAATAGAACCATTTACGCGAGCTTAGCAGCTATTTCAATGCTTATATTTACATTGGCATGGCAGGGATGGTGGTACATTTACTACTTAATTATTGCAAGTGCAGTGATTTATTTAATAGTAAACAAGTATATATTCCATTTGAAACCTAAACAGTCAACCGAAGGATTAAACGGCAGACTAGCATGGTTCAATGACAAACCTGAAGTTTTCTCCTTGATCGTATTTCTGATCTTAAGCATGATATTGATGGCAATATCTCTTGGAGTTACTGGCCTTTTGGGAGCATTAACCGAACCTATAAATGTAAACCAACTTCAAGCAGCAGTTCAAACAACCTCATATCCAAACGTTTACATATCGGTATCAGAACTTCAGATACCAGGAATATCTGAGATAATAAATGGAGTTGGTGGATATTTACCATTTTTCTTCGGATTTTTCGGAGTAATTGCTCTATGTTTGAATTTAAGAACCAAAAAAGAGAAGAAGGAAGTACCTGAGAAAAAAACCAGAAAACCAAGAAGAAGAGGAAAACCTAATCGTAGAAGAAAAGAAGATACGGAAACTAAAGCGGAAAAAGTTATTATTAAACCAGATATTGGAGATCAAAAAAGGAATTATATTTTCTATATCATACTCTTCACAATATGGCTTTTAATAACTATTTATGCCATGACTAAAGGTGTAAGATTCATAGAAAACTTCTCTCTTCCAATAGCACTCAGCGCAGGTATTTTTGTAGGACTTCTCTATGATTATATAAAAGACCATGTTTCAAACACTTCATATCAAACAGTTGTAATGGCAATAATTGTGATTGTAGTTGCATTTTCGCCTGTAGCAACAGCTTATGGGATATCAAGCGCTGTTGTACCGGGTACGGATGATTCAATGGTTAATTCACTTGAATGGGTTAAAAATAACACTTCGAATAATACAATTATTACCTCTTGGTGGGATTATGGACATTTATTCACTGCTGTAGCAGATAGGCCTGTTACATTTGATGGTTCATCCCAGAATAGTCCAAGAGCATATTGGGTTGGAAAAGCACTTTTAACAAGTAACGAAACACTTTCTGCAGGAATAC
The Methanobacterium spitsbergense DNA segment above includes these coding regions:
- the topA gene encoding DNA topoisomerase I; this encodes MHEVIICEKPKASEKIASALSKNSVKKRYKKVSYYEFEENGNKTTVLAAVGHLYSLAPRNKKQARLFDVEWVPLYEKDKQKKYVKDYVDVIKKVSKNADKFVHACDYDIEGTLIGYNALKYACGEKSFDNAVRMKFSTLTDEDITAAYKNPMDIDFNQVDSGIARHVLDFLFGVNISKSLTDSVMKATKRYIQLSAGRVQTPTLAILVEREKEIQKFIPEPYWMIKADLEVPGIAEGITADHKAGKIFDKSVADEIFADCEGKDALIDRIDLKETVKAPPFPFDLGSLQSEAYAVFGFSPKKTQQIAQNLYTEGYTSYPRTSSQKLPKSIGVDKILKKLSYNASFKHQVAKLKKPYKPNEGKKTDEAHPAIHPTGVIPKELTTDYRKLYELITYRFISVFGENGILESMKTNLKIGNQDFNFSRKRMAKMGWMDLTPFRKPDDDVFPVIKEGETLVVKDVRSEEKETKPPARYNQASLIRELEKRGLGTKSTRANIISILYNRKYVEGKKIKVNELGEHLIDTLKEYSNKITSEELTREFETRLEEIMGGSVDKELIIKKAKVELTSILDDIEKNKLVIGEELYKSYRESRVVGKCKCGQNLILIDSPRGSTFVGCSGYPECKSTYSMPMGAKVLKATCEECGLPLISFGKPRQRACLDPKCGKDDREPTNEVVGTCPECESDLIKRSGRYGEFIGCSGFPKCRFTKSLDEKEGEQKTSTAKKATGQTTVKKTTKKTTKKTTKKSTKKSARKTSAKKPTKAATKRKRAKKTAKKKGTPKKPKQT
- a CDS encoding dolichyl-diphosphooligosaccharide--protein glycosyltransferase subunit STT3, with amino-acid sequence MSAKELLFKYKSLIIIILLFLLVFSIRAEAANIGGVPDQMKSYYQDQTGLPYFSEMDSYYNFRLTQDLVNHGYLGDTKINGTQWDLHSSYPAGKSAEYPPLIAYLTEIGYVIVNIFAKVPLATVSFWIGAFIASLAVIPAYLLVKKITNDYGGITAGLLVGLAPSYFAHTFAGFFDTDMFNMLIPLLVVMFFVMSILANNFRNRTIYASLAAISMLIFTLAWQGWWYIYYLIIASAVIYLIVNKYIFHLKPKQSTEGLNGRLAWFNDKPEVFSLIVFLILSMILMAISLGVTGLLGALTEPINVNQLQAAVQTTSYPNVYISVSELQIPGISEIINGVGGYLPFFFGFFGVIALCLNLRTKKEKKEVPEKKTRKPRRRGKPNRRRKEDTETKAEKVIIKPDIGDQKRNYIFYIILFTIWLLITIYAMTKGVRFIENFSLPIALSAGIFVGLLYDYIKDHVSNTSYQTVVMAIIVIVVAFSPVATAYGISSAVVPGTDDSMVNSLEWVKNNTSNNTIITSWWDYGHLFTAVADRPVTFDGSSQNSPRAYWVGKALLTSNETLSAGILRMLASSGDMAPLILDNYTKSSGKSADILSSILGVDKQTALTIMTTTYGLTPEQAQNVVQYTHPDNPTPDVLITSSDMIQKAGWWSYFGSWNFTSNNGTNYQYLTAQMNSTTVNNKTLLIGNNAVVAQANGTSISAGLVNTNNIKTNDTNQILNQISTELTTGNGSLVIQPHKLTIISNDTITQTVVSNSSQYSILLINQNNTYISVAMNKELEDSMFTRLFFMGGAGLTHFKSIYGQPGVMVWGVTY